ACCGGATTCCTGTCGGTACCGTCAAACCTTCTTTGTTCAGAGCATCAAGGAAGCGGGCACGAAAAACCTTTGCAAGGGCTTTATCATTGAAAAGATACTTCCCTTTTATTTTCTTCCATTGCTTCCTTAGTTTGTCTATTCCCCCACCCGGTATCACCACATGCAGGTGGGGATGATAATCAAGTCTTCTGGAATGGGTATGAAGCACCATGGTCATGCCAATTTCTGCTCCAAGGTTTTTGGGCTTTAGACCAAAATCCTTCAGCGTACTGGATACACATAAAAAGAAGAGACTGAACACTATCTTCTGATGCCAGTATGTCAGCTCTCTTAATTCATAAGGAAGTGTGAAGGTTACCATGAAATATTCAACCGGAAGCAATTTTTCCTGCTGACGTTCGATCCACTGACTGGCTTCATGGTGCTGGCACTGGGGGCAATTGCGATGGCCACAGG
This Desulfobotulus mexicanus DNA region includes the following protein-coding sequences:
- a CDS encoding IS91 family transposase; the encoded protein is CGHRNCPQCQHHEASQWIERQQEKLLPVEYFMVTFTLPYELRELTYWHQKIVFSLFFLCVSSTLKDFGLKPKNLGAEIGMTMVLHTHSRRLDYHPHLHVVIPGGGIDKLRKQWKKIKGKYLFNDKALAKVFRARFLDALNKEGLTVPTGIRSKWVVQCKGVGKGLPAIKYLSRYLYRGVISEKNIISSKDGMVTFRYTENTGKIQYRTLKGEDFLRLILKHVLPKGFRRIRDYGFLHSKAKKLLSLVQYVLRVQLESITPVPRASFSCPRCKAPMEVLFFLLRPG